One Triticum dicoccoides isolate Atlit2015 ecotype Zavitan chromosome 5B, WEW_v2.0, whole genome shotgun sequence genomic window carries:
- the LOC119310139 gene encoding probable carboxylesterase 2, whose amino-acid sequence MASIIRSGVAICNGWAATRPCRRLALDRTRRLPQLQRPSLSTTFLSQITCPGAWRSRVRSTSDRSGAPTDAAAADEVLLEAPGSFRIYRSGKIDRLNDPTILPAGVDEATGVASKDVVLDADTGLSVRLYLPNKLQDASAKLPVVVYFHGGAFLIGSARDPTYHKYLNALAAAAGVLTVSVDYRLAPEHPLPAAYDDSWAALRWAASAQDGWIADHGDTSKLFVAGDSAGANIAHEMLVRAASNDGSPRVEGAILLHPWFSGNAAVEGEPPAAAKVTGLLWSYACRGSAVGGADDPRMNPLASPALERLGCARMLVTTGLEDGLASRNRAYYDAVAASGWRGKAAWLELEGEGHVFFLGKLECDNAKRLMDRVVAFIADA is encoded by the coding sequence ACCCGACCTTGCCGGCGACTAGCACTGGATCGGACAAGAAGGTTACCCCAGCTCCAACGGCCTTCCTTGTCGACCACATTCTTGTCTCAAATAACATGCCCGGGTGCGTGGAGATCGAGAGTTCGCTCCACCTCAGACCGTAGTGGGGCTCCAACtgatgccgccgccgccgacgaagtGCTGCTAGAGGCCCCGGGGAGCTTCCGCATCTACAGGAGCGGGAAGATAGACCGCCTCAACGACCCCACCATCCTGCCCGCCGGCGTCGACGAGGCCACCGGCGTCGCCTCCAAGGACGTCGTCCTCGACGCGGACACGGGCCTCTCCGTGCGCCTCTACCTTCCCAACAAGCTCCAGGACGCCTCCGCGAAGCTCCCGGTCGTCGTCTACTTCCACGGCGGCGCCTTCCTCATCGGGTCGGCCCGCGACCCCACGTACCACAAGTACCTCAACGCCCTCGCCGCGGCGGCCGGCGTCCTCACGGTGTCCGTCGACTACCGCCTCGCCCCGGAGCACCCGCTCCCCGCCGCCTACGACGACTCCTGGGCCGCGCTCCGGTGGGCGGCCTCGGCGCAGGACGGCTGGATCGCCGACCACGGCGACACCTCTAAACTGTTCGTCGCGGGCGACAGCGCCGGCGCCAACATCGCGCACGAGATGCTCGTGAGGGCGGCCTCCAACGACGGAAGCCCGAGAGTCGAGGGAGCGATACTTCTGCACCCGTGGTTCAGCGGGAACGCGGCGGTCGAGGGGGAGCCTCCGGCCGCGGCCAAGGTCACGGGGCTCCTCTGGTCCTACGCGTGCCGGGGGTCGGCGGTGGGCGGCGCGGACGACCCGAGGATGAACCCGCTGGCGTCGCCGGCGCTGGAGAGGCTCGGGTGCGCGAGGATGCTGGTGACCACGGGGCTCGAGGACGGGCTGGCCTCGCGGAACCGCGCGTACTACGACGCCGTGGCCGCGAGCGGGTGGCGCGGGAAGGCGGCGTGGCTGGAGCTGGAGGGGGAGGGCCACGTGTTCTTCCTTGGGAAGCTCGAGTGCGACAACGCCAAGCGGCTCATGGACCGCGTCGTCGCGTTCATAGCCGACGCATGA